ggcatatctgtatataatgtatggatgtatgtatgtatggatgtatgtgcattgcacgggtgtatatatgtacatgccaaTACCCAGCACTACCTGAATAGTAAATTGTAGCTATAGTAGTTCAATAGttgatatttattattacttgcacTTTTCCACAACCCACTATCCATATTTCATACTGTGTATGGGTGTACATAGGCACTACTATCGTATTAgtgttttatcttattttatattatttttattttgtattcttattcttgtatttttatattctttactcttgtaactctttcttgctatctgtctggagctgtgataacacacaaatttccccactgtgggatcaataaagtcctatcttatcttatcttaacatGCAAGTGATGCGTTGCACTCCAATGTCACTAGATGATAGTTTTCGCACATCTTGATTTTGCCAAGTTCAATGTGTCCGTGTCAGTCTTTGCTTGAGTTTCACTTTAACCAGTTTTACAGTCTGCATTGTATGACATTACTACACTAATAAAAAAAGTGTTTTCTATTAAGCAGCAAGGTGCCTGAATTTGTAAAGTATTCATTTTATTGTGTATGCCTTTTGTTAAGGGACATATCAGAGATGCCAAACAGAGGCTTCTGCAGAGGCTGTACGGAGCAATGTAAGGGCATGTTTATTTCATGAAGATGATGATAAAACAAGGCTTGAACTGCCaatcagctgagccacacacaccccCGGTCAATAGATGAGTTGGAAGCCTTGTAtttgaaatttttttttaaatggaccAATGTGATGTCTACTCGGCAAAATCAGAATGTTGAGAATCTTATGGGACCAGCACTGTAAATGAATGTTGAAACCAGAGAACAATTTAATATACTGAATAAAATGCATTCTATGGCACCTTTAAGACATCAATGAATGGGATCATATATCTAGGTAGTTTGCATTCCTCAAGCTTAACTAGAACAAAGACATGAAATTATCCTCAAAGGAAGACAAACATCTTCAAacattcaattaatcaaacattAAGATAACATTCAATTAGCTTTATTAAAATGGCTTTGGGCAAAGCACAGCATTCAACAAAAGGTATTCAGCTTGATTCAATAAAAGCACCTTAAAATGATGCACTGGATACAATCTATTTACAGTTCGGAACCAGAGGAAAACTCCCACCACCAACTACTGACatttgattggtcagtctcagaAGTCCTCAAATTCCATTGGCTCTGCAATCCTCAAGCACTGATCAGCAAACTCCATAAACAGAGGCTCCTGCATCGCGACTTTCATGATGTCCGCCTTGTTCTCTGCTCCATCCACAGCGAGCAAAAGCCTCCTAAGGTGGGCATTATGTAGCAGGGCTTTGAGTTCTTCTGATTCACCTGTAAGCAAATGCAAATGTGGCGATGAAATTCAAATTACGTAAAATCAACTTATGGGACGATTTGACACATGCATATTTTAAAACTCACATAGCCAATTTTGCATACATTACAAATTTAGAGAATGATTAATTTTATAAGTTGAGGAGATCTGAACTTCAGAGGGGCAGTTCACCCAAAAACTGAAAAGGATGCGTTACAGAGGGGCTTTAGTGCTATCCATCTATCTAGGTTGTTCTGCTGGAGTTGCCTAGTTTTGGAAATAGCGGCCATAGAAATGGCAGGTCTCTCGGGAATATAATGGAAATAAATGGCATTCTTTCTGTGGTGAAACtaggcaactcccagcagaacgaCCTACATCAAGAGTGTCAAACTTCAGTCCTGGGAGGCCAGAGccttgtgtagcttagttctttccctgttcctccacaaatgattcaggtcAAGAGTTGTGTGATAATTAGGaaaaggagttgaatcagatgTGTTACATGAGGGGAAACTCAAAtactgtgcagggctccggcctccaagactggagtttgacacccctgaccTAGAATAAATATCACTAAAGCCCCCCTAAAACAcatctttttcagttttggAGTGAACTACCCCTTCAAGTATATAATCAATATAGATCAGGTGGACAGACATGCACCCACCTGTCAGCATTTAACAACATTTCAAACAATTGTGACATTAACAATCACCCAGTTTTTTTAGTCTTTCTAATGGAACTTTGTCTGACTCATCCTCTTCATCGACGAGATCTTCCACAGTCCAGTCACCATCTATAACGTTATAAACACCAGGAATTAGCTGATCTCCCGATTTCACACATTATAAATGAGAGTCCTTCTTGCAATCCACCAACCTCTACGCCACGACCCGCCAGGTTTGGGTAACACTGCGGGCGGAGTCTCCTCCACAGGCAAACAGCCATCTAAGCAAAACAGTTTAAAAGATACCATTGTAATGGAGAATACTTGAAACTGCCAATCTGGCCGCCTCACCACCTTTGCAGGATGATATTTATGAATATATCCCAAACATTATTCACATATTGTAATCTGCCGGCAAGTAGTTTGGATTTCATGTTAGCTAGCTGCATTTTGGAAGTAGTAAAAGGAGATGGGACCAAAACTAACTTCAATGCTTTGGTTTGAGTTATTCAGTTATTCTCGTGATGCCAGTGTTTGCTTAAGACTTCTAGAATACTAACTATCGAAAAACACGTTTGATATTTTTCTTAACGACTGTAATTGGAACATGTATCTTGCACAATGTCACGACTGTTAGGGTGTGTACCACCAATAAAGTAAAACTGCCGTTTGTAGTGTAATAAAAGTCGATAATGTAAGAACGTGAATTGATTCAGAAATGTTAGTATAGTAATGGTAAGTTATTACTTTATCGACTTATTACACCACGTTATTGGCGGCTGCAGGGTCTTACATGTCTAATGCACAAAGCATTAACAATAGATGTCTGTATTACACCTGATTAGCGAGAGAAGTTTTATTGCCCCCTTTCAGTTGGTTAACGTCTACAGGATAATTATCATAGCAAGATTCGATGTAGGctactattcacacacacaactggacATATTAAAATGCCTGAACAGAGCAGACGCAGCCACTGTAGCCATTACTGCTGTACTCTAACTCATGACTCCCGCTACTTGTTGGTTGTTATGAAAGAATTCAATACAACGAGAAATAAAGAATTGCGTGAAATAAAGTGTTTCAACGTactaagtcagaattctgagatattAAGTTGAAAcgagtcagaattctgagataaataTGTTTCCTACAGCTGGCGGAAACGGGAGTCCATACTTTTGAACTTAACCGTTTATCCAAATATTCTACAGCATTTTTTCGAAGTAAGCGATTTACAGTATATGCGAATCGTGAGTTGTTTAAAATTAACTACAGAGATCTTCCATTTAAATtcatgaaatttaaaatcctTACATATACAAAGTTATTCAAATGATCTCAGATTTGACAATTCGCTATAAGCGAATAAACAATAGATGATATAGATGCGCCATACCTTTATGTTTCTTATAACAAATCACTGAGCAGCTGGAAAGTAAGAAAGATAGTTCAGTTAAAGACAAATTCCTGGTAATTTCCAAAATTGAATCTTACAACGAGTGAATACCACGGATCCACGCTACCAGATATCTAGTCAAATGCAAAACACAATAATCGGTTTAGCTCATACGGTATTCCCTCCACGCAAAAACAAGAACATATATAAGCAGTTATACTCACTATCTGATCTTACAAGTCGGGCATCGATATTTGGGGACCGTCTCACTGCATACATTGCAGACACACATGCTTAAAGCAAGAAGTTGCAGTCTACGAACCCTCCACGTGAAAACATCCGCTCTGTCTCTTCCGGGAGACGTTGTGACGCTTTACTTGTGCGTCATCGATGCGCGACCATCCACCGAGGGTCCACATTACATGATTTTCCAAAACACAAGATAACCAAGGGCATGTACTTTCGTTCGCCGACGTttgaaattaattttaattggTGCCTCCTCACCCTACACACAGACTTCTAATAATCTGTGATCTATGAAGAAACGATTCGTGATATATCATGCGCACAAAAACGGCTATGTAGTTATGCGAAGTCAGTGTTTTGTTATTAATATGGTTGCAAGCTGTTACTGCAAAATGAAACGGGGCGGAGCGCCAAGCCAGCCGACTGCATCTCATGGCTATGATTTATAGTAACGAGGATACTGATCGTAAGTACACTGTTATAATGCATAGCCCGTGATGGATTGGGACAAACGGTGTTTCTGGTTTTCATGTCTAAGCAAATCACAAGCtaagtagttaaaacacattcATAAAAGCCTATGCCTATCAGCATGTAATGAAAGAAATGTTCTTACAGCTAGTGTTTATTTGGAATAACGTGTCCCTAATACCTATACTTTATATAAAAAGACATAAAAACCTGTCGGACGGAGTAATAACCAAAAATTTGTACATTTATATGTTAATCCTGACCATACATTTCTCCAAAGATCCCAATGAAGAAACAGGAATTTTCACACAAAAGGAGATTATTTCAAATAATGTCGGTGTTCTTTCTGATTTCCATGCTAATTTACcaatacaaaaatataaaataagtctgtagtaaaaaaatgttttaattgttCGGTGTGTATATGGAATAATTAACTATTGGCCATTCTTCATAGTCCATATAGATTTCAATAATATTCATCTGTAGTATTTTAGGGTTAAACGTGAGATAAAATGTGTAAGATGGAAAGTTAAAATTTGAAATAGAAAATACGATAATTTATATTCACTTGCTTTATTATAAATGATACCAGTTGCAACTTTCCACGTGAACTTCAGATAAAGGTTGAACTGATTCATATTTGTAACCAGCTGACGTGACAGATGTCATCTGCTATGTACAGACGGTACTTTGATAGGGAACATAAAGTTATGGCAGGATCCATGTTCATGCCAGCACATCACGTTCACTGCTTTCCAATCTTGAGTAAGGATCGTCTTTGAAGAGCCAGGCACGTAAACAGCAGAACTACAAAAAGAAAATCCAGCAGTTGCAgttgttaaatgcaataaataaatatttattgtatATAAAAGCATGAGTCGTCGAAGTTTACTAGTAACATATTTTATTGAGAGGTGACCATTTACACATCCGGATATTGAATAATTTAGGCATTTCTGTATTCTCGTGCTTAAATGCATTCATTATTGAAAGGCACACGCGTTCAGATATAATTCTAAAGAAAATCACTTGATTGGCTATATTCTTGGCCGTTTTGTCGTATTTTGTTTTCTGTCCCGATGAAGGCAAAGCATAACGTGATACAGGGCCTCCATGTTGGAAACTGGGTGGGTAGTACGACGTTACAGTTCCTGGCTATAACGATTTAATAGTCTAGTACACGAAGGCGCCAGTGCGATTTCTAAGTATCATATATAACACCTTACGACACACAAAGAAAAGCACACCATTTGttcttaaaaagaaaacaacacCATAATGCATACACTGGTCGTCTTAACAGTATTTGAAGTTCGAATCTAGTCTTCTGACAGTCTTCCTAAAATGGCAGCTGATAAACATATcaatttggttgaacagcaagATCAACAATCACGTGCATAAACTGCCTTAAGACTTAAGGCATGCATACAAAAACAAGCATCTGATCTTAATTCTATGTTGATTGTTTTACTTCTTTCTCTGTTATTACCTAAAATCCAGTCTTTAAGAAGAGCAGCTCTTAGTCCTCCTGCGCTTCATCTCGCTATTGTGGTATTTCTCCGCTATTTTTCGTTCATGCCCAGCAGGAGAGTGGCGGTTCGTGTTCATTCCTATTTCCCTTTTGCTTCTACCTTTTCCCCCGGCATGGCAGGGATACTCGATCAGATTATAATAATCATACTGATCGTAGTGCTCCTCTTCGAAAGAAGTTAACGTCTCGATATCCGACGCCATCGCTTGCTAGAATCTCACTGTACGTGTTTATAAACAAACATGACTGACTGCGGGCGTGTAGGTCACGTGTGTCTCGCTTCGAAACACTGCTCTGTGATTGGCCTTCCTGGTGAGCTATGATTGGCTCCTTACAGTGCTGTTAAAGGATCTCGCAAATAAACCCGccgtaagggaaaaaaacagtagCAGTTTAGAATTTAAACTAAGTAACGTGATTTTCTAAACGCTATTGCCATGTTCCCGAGCGTGCAGCTTATGGTGCGTTCGtctttctctcggaacttggaaattctaagttgagtgacatcacgtccgacaatctcccgttcgagctactacatctcggaacaaacatggctgcttcCATGAACACTCTGcatgtgttgttgctttatattttagcagttttggagcGAGATTATTTTTCCGAGaatcaaacaaacaagaaacacgaattagtcaaaccacattaaaagctttatcaaatattttagtacattcatagcgatattcttttttcgagaggcaaacaaactacaaacaaatcaaagacacaagtctggtaaaaatctgatattgcatgctaggatactgtttacggttaCGATATGGAATTCTTTAAATCGAActcgtgcaattacatttattactacatttaacaaaacattttttaagatttataaaatagaattactgttgagtgtgtaagccgccatgttgaaattacttcACAGGGGaactcggacaagaaaattTAAACCTAATTGCTGTGTCCCTTTAAAAAATCAGCTGAACGCCACCAGAGGTCACTCTTTTGTTGTCTATCTTGAACCATGGGCCTGTATCACGAAGAAGGATTTCTTGATTATATGACTTGTGGGATTTAAGGTAGACAGAGCTAAATGTATGTGAACGAAGGCAAagttacaaaacaaaaacatatttgACAGATTTGCACATCTGCAGTAATATGCAGTTTTAGGGAAATAACAGTCCTACGACTAGCAGACGGCGAAACAAAATGAAACCGGGGAAAGGGTTCGAGTTACCAGAGTCAAGTCAACAATGATTTTACGATCGTTATCAAAAAGCTGAAATCAATCAGTAAAGACTTCTAGTACCAATCCGGTGCTGTCAGTTTACCTTCGATAATGCTATTATTGTTGTGCTTAAATGATCAGATATAATTACTATTATGTCagtgttattgatttatttccaaTTCCAGGCTTTTGAATTTCGGGATATTCAGTTTTGTACtttgtgcattttcatttgccTGCACTACGTTTATTTCTTTGTATGCGTACTATCTTTGCACTTTGTCTTTTATGTTTTAAACTATGTATGCAAGTTTGTCTGTGCTCTATGTACTTGTTGCTGTATGCCCAAGAATTTTCGCCTGGGGTCAATAAAATTTATCTGAATCTTTCCTCTTTAAAATCTTTTATATACTATGACAACCAACTGGATTGGTAAACATAAGGGGAAAATAATTCAAGATGAAGAACTATTTCACTCTTTATGAAATACAGCCGATTTACAAATGATCGAAATAGTGAAAACAAATGTTTGCGAATAAACATTCACCAAATTCTGCGAGTATAATTAGCAAGTGATTATTTGAAAGACAAAGGTACATTGACAGATATTGCTGCCCCAACCTAATTTCACCAAGTTTCAGAGTTATTGTTTCAGTTTACAAAATTTTGTATTATGAAGGCATTAAGGAAATTCATTAACATCTATGCCGAATCAGAATAAAACATTAACAGCCTATTATTTTGAATATGAAACAACTGGTTAGAAATACAACGTATATTACTGAATAAGTGGTTAAATGCAAATTATTAATATGAGGGGGTCACGTCAGACCTTGCCGAGTCAGGTGTTTTTTGCGGGAGGGGGGAGGTGTTTGGTTACAAACATCATCCCAGTGGCCTTGTGACGTCACAAACGCTTTCGAAACGTTCCGAACATTCAAACCGGAAGTGACTCGTGACAAATGGATAttaaatgtacatatttttggtTCTGTTAGAGTTCAACATTTCACATTAGGCGAGCTATTAATTTGTAACCCGAAATGGACGCGAGGTTACGCTGGTAAAGGCTTCCGGCCTCGGCGCGGTCCCTGGTCCGCCGGATCGCTCCCGCTCTCTGTACGGAGCGGCGGCTCAGTCCCCGGCCTGACACGCCCCCGGCGTGCCGTACACGTCGCAGCTCCCGGAGCCCCGAACGCCAGGCGGCGGCCAGAGCTTAGCGAGGCCGGAAAAAGATGGCGGCGCCCGTGCTGAGAGTGTCCACCCCGCGGTGGGAGCGGACAGCCCGGCTGCTGGTCTGCCTACTGGGGGCCCTGCTGTCTCTCTACGCCTTCCATGTGGAGCGGGAGAAGGCGCGGGACCCTGACTACCAGGCCATGTGCGACATGGGCACTTCCGTCAGCTGCTCCAAGGTGTTCACCTCCAGGTGAGGCCGCCGCCTGTCAGCCGGGCTAGGGGGGCAACGTGCAGGCCGCCGTCTAAGCTGACGCCGACCAGCGAGCATCTCACGGCGTAACGATGTCCCGAGGCCCGGGCGGAGTGGGGATGCGGCCCCCTCGGCTATCGGCGGCCCTTGCGCGGGGACCCCCGGTGAGCTCGGCTCCGGCCCGGGGGCCGCTTTTCTTTATGTTTGGGTCGGAATCCAGCGGCCGCCGGCTCTGTGCCGGATAGCCGACTGCGGGCACCGGAGTAGCATATTTTAAACTACATGTCTAATATCATCGCATTTATGGTCCCTTTTTATTCATCACCAGCGGCCGATGAGCTGAATCGTTCGATGCGTCCGGAAGCACCGCGAGACTTTCCagctatttcttatatatttatatgtttattCATATAGTCTCAGTAtagtatttatatttttaagatGCGACTATCGCTTTGTCACCGTAAAGGAGAGACTCGGTAGGAAGCTGGAGGCCAGCGGCTGTATGCCGGATCCTCGCTGGGCTCGAGCCGACGGGCCGGGAGCACTGGGGCCCGGACACGTCGCTCCCGCCCGCCGCCTCGGCGGAGCCCTTGTCTGCAGATGTGCCGACGCTGCTGCGCGATACTTTGGACCTTTTCGTGCGCTATTGATTTGTCGGGTCGCCGTTTTGCGTAATGTTAAACTGAACCGTCATCGGAGGAGATAAGTG
This genomic stretch from Brienomyrus brachyistius isolate T26 chromosome 6, BBRACH_0.4, whole genome shotgun sequence harbors:
- the znhit3 gene encoding zinc finger HIT domain-containing protein 3 isoform X2, with translation MFSRGGCSVICYKKHKDGCLPVEETPPAVLPKPGGSWRRDGDWTVEDLVDEEDESDKVPLERLKKLGESEELKALLHNAHLRRLLLAVDGAENKADIMKVAMQEPLFMEFADQCLRIAEPMEFEDF
- the znhit3 gene encoding zinc finger HIT domain-containing protein 3 isoform X1 is translated as MCVCNVCSETVPKYRCPTCKIRYCSVICYKKHKDGCLPVEETPPAVLPKPGGSWRRDGDWTVEDLVDEEDESDKVPLERLKKLGESEELKALLHNAHLRRLLLAVDGAENKADIMKVAMQEPLFMEFADQCLRIAEPMEFEDF